The genome window TACTACGTGACTGCACAATCATAACTGATGTCAGATGTATCTGAATTTACTTTAAGTCCTAACGCTTCAGCTTTTGagataatttcaattataattgttttgaaagTATTGCCGTTCACTGAGTCACTAGTGAAGTAATATGCAACTGTCTGCTTCCAACGGCTAGATATACCAGCTAACATAAACACTAATGCGTGGTTTACAACACCATTATGTTCAGGCAACGTTACATTACCAACAAATGATTTTGAACTGATATCGTATACTAAACCCTCAACAAGAA of Acyrthosiphon pisum isolate AL4f unplaced genomic scaffold, pea_aphid_22Mar2018_4r6ur Scaffold_21028;HRSCAF=22828, whole genome shotgun sequence contains these proteins:
- the LOC103312019 gene encoding uncharacterized protein LOC103312019 encodes the protein MLAIKVSTLNDTEKECVLVLDEMFLVEGLVYDISSKSFVGNVTLPEHNGVVNHALVFMLAGISSRWKQTVAYYFTSDSVNGNTFKTIIIEIISKAEALGLKVNSDTSDISYDCAVT